A part of Desulfofundulus salinus genomic DNA contains:
- a CDS encoding tyrosine-type recombinase/integrase produces the protein MKDWLGVRGEAPGPLFTSQKGGFLSARAVECLLAKYAYDAHLEKATPHVLRHTFCKSLIDAGESLDRVAVLAGHSNLNTTARYTRPNDDDLQRAVDRLAWE, from the coding sequence ATAAAGGATTGGCTCGGGGTTAGAGGTGAAGCCCCCGGTCCCTTATTTACCAGCCAAAAAGGCGGTTTCTTGTCTGCCCGGGCAGTTGAATGCCTGCTTGCAAAATACGCATACGACGCTCATTTAGAAAAGGCAACTCCTCACGTGCTTAGGCATACTTTCTGCAAGTCTCTTATTGATGCCGGCGAAAGCCTGGACCGGGTAGCAGTTTTGGCCGGCCATTCCAATCTCAACACTACCGCCCGTTATACAAGACCTAACGATGACGACTTACAACGAGCAGTGGACCGTTTAGCATGGGAATAA
- a CDS encoding IS3 family transposase (programmed frameshift): MGTRKQYPAEIKAKIVLEILKEEKSIAQIASEYGIHPSVLNRWKNTAVEKLPSLFTDETKSIENMKSEYEKKIQDLYAEVGRLTTELTWLKKRVASELSRDERLGLVEWGHPELSIKKQAELLSLNRSSLYYHPVPLSPEEIAIKHRIDEIYTEFPFYGSRRITAQLRREGFLVNRKAVQRHMREMGIAAIYPKSNLSRRNHEHRVYPYLLRGLPITYPNQVWGIDITYIRLVRGWMYLVAIMDWYSRFVVSWALDQCLETAFVLVAVKEAMAKAKPEIMNSDQGAQFTDPDYIKLLEGAGIRISMDGKGRATDNIFTERLWRSLKYEEVYLNEYQSPREARQGISRYLEFYNYRRPHQSLKYRTPAEVYYGKD, translated from the exons ATGGGTACTAGGAAACAATATCCAGCCGAGATTAAGGCTAAAATCGTACTGGAAATTCTCAAGGAAGAAAAATCCATTGCCCAAATCGCTTCTGAATATGGCATCCACCCCTCTGTCTTAAACCGGTGGAAAAATACGGCAGTAGAGAAACTGCCTTCCCTCTTTACCGATGAAACGAAAAGCATAGAGAACATGAAATCAGAATACGAGAAGAAAATCCAAGACCTCTACGCAGAAGTCGGTCGTTTAACCACTGAGCTGACCTGG TTAAAAAAAAGAGTGGCCTCTGAGCTTAGCCGAGATGAACGCCTAGGTTTGGTGGAATGGGGCCATCCAGAACTATCTATCAAAAAGCAGGCGGAGCTTTTAAGCCTAAACCGCTCTAGCTTATACTATCACCCAGTGCCCCTTTCCCCAGAAGAAATAGCCATAAAGCACCGCATCGACGAAATATACACCGAGTTTCCCTTTTACGGTTCCAGGCGCATTACGGCCCAGCTTCGAAGGGAGGGATTCTTAGTCAACCGCAAAGCCGTCCAGCGCCACATGCGGGAAATGGGTATAGCCGCCATCTATCCCAAGTCCAACTTAAGCAGAAGAAACCATGAGCATCGAGTATATCCCTACTTGCTGCGAGGCCTTCCCATTACTTATCCCAACCAGGTCTGGGGTATAGACATCACCTACATCCGGTTAGTCAGGGGATGGATGTACCTGGTGGCCATCATGGACTGGTACTCCCGCTTTGTGGTAAGCTGGGCCTTAGACCAGTGCTTGGAGACAGCCTTTGTATTAGTGGCGGTAAAAGAAGCCATGGCTAAAGCCAAGCCGGAGATAATGAATAGTGACCAGGGAGCCCAGTTTACCGACCCGGACTACATAAAGCTCCTAGAAGGAGCGGGTATAAGGATCAGCATGGACGGCAAAGGCCGGGCTACTGACAACATTTTCACCGAACGCCTCTGGCGAAGCCTTAAATACGAAGAAGTTTATCTCAACGAATATCAAAGTCCCCGGGAAGCCAGGCAGGGTATCTCTCGATATCTAGAGTTTTACAACTACCGCCGACCTCACCAATCCTTAAAATACAGGACGCCGGCAGAAGTCTACTATGGAAAGGACTAA
- a CDS encoding AbrB/MazE/SpoVT family DNA-binding domain-containing protein has product MTKKLYTPKVGPKGLMTLPKQIRTALGIEEGDRVLLKVEPGGKVVLEKALIFSANDGASNSER; this is encoded by the coding sequence TTGACCAAGAAACTCTATACGCCAAAGGTAGGCCCCAAAGGTTTGATGACCCTGCCCAAGCAAATAAGAACGGCCCTTGGAATTGAAGAAGGAGACAGAGTGCTTCTCAAGGTCGAGCCGGGCGGCAAGGTCGTGTTGGAAAAGGCTCTCATCTTTTCCGCGAATGATGGCGCGTCTAATTCGGAGCGCTAA
- a CDS encoding DNA cytosine methyltransferase, whose translation MAVIGPLTFYEFFAGAGLVRLGLGEAWRCVWANDIDPKKAEVYIHNFGPDELTVCDVAEVDPSSLPSKADMAWASFPCQDLSLAGWRRGMSAERSGTFWAFWRIMRDLHDRGDMPPMVVLENVVGLLYDDDFPGLCEALAALDLQFGALVIDAKHFLPQSRPRVFIVGVKADIDVEPFLTQTTEGSPWTPKALLAAHAKLSPSLRGLWRWWKLPAPSFPVPSLADLIEENPSVDWNTQEETQKLLEIMSPSNRQKIEKALSSGGRWVGTLYKRTRNGVQRAEARFDGIAGCLRTPQGGSSRQTVLIVDKGEVKSRLLSPREAARLMGAPDTFWLPDRYNDAYRAMGDAVAVPVVSWLSRQLLIPLALTAQTASRQQSPRKGDRWSIRYRLTAERLASEWRSARQ comes from the coding sequence ATGGCAGTAATCGGACCTTTAACCTTCTACGAGTTTTTCGCGGGCGCTGGTTTGGTCAGGCTAGGCCTGGGAGAAGCGTGGCGCTGCGTGTGGGCTAATGACATTGACCCCAAAAAAGCTGAAGTATATATCCATAACTTCGGGCCGGACGAGCTTACGGTTTGCGACGTGGCGGAAGTAGACCCTTCGTCTCTGCCGTCAAAAGCGGACATGGCCTGGGCCTCCTTTCCCTGTCAGGACCTTTCTTTGGCCGGGTGGCGGCGTGGCATGTCGGCTGAGCGAAGCGGAACGTTCTGGGCCTTTTGGCGCATCATGCGCGACTTGCATGACCGGGGCGACATGCCGCCGATGGTAGTCTTAGAAAACGTGGTAGGACTGCTTTATGACGATGACTTCCCCGGTCTTTGCGAGGCGTTGGCCGCGTTGGACCTGCAATTTGGCGCTCTGGTCATAGACGCGAAGCATTTTCTCCCCCAGTCAAGGCCGAGGGTGTTCATCGTAGGCGTTAAAGCGGACATTGACGTGGAACCGTTCCTAACTCAAACCACGGAAGGAAGCCCTTGGACCCCTAAAGCGTTGCTTGCCGCGCACGCCAAATTATCCCCATCGCTTCGCGGGCTTTGGCGCTGGTGGAAGCTGCCGGCCCCTTCGTTTCCGGTCCCTTCTTTGGCGGATTTGATTGAAGAAAACCCTTCGGTAGATTGGAATACCCAGGAAGAGACCCAAAAGCTTCTCGAAATAATGAGCCCTTCCAACCGGCAAAAGATAGAAAAAGCGCTTTCCTCCGGAGGCCGATGGGTGGGGACGCTGTATAAACGGACCCGAAACGGCGTTCAGCGGGCTGAAGCGCGTTTTGACGGCATCGCTGGCTGCTTGCGGACCCCTCAGGGGGGGTCAAGCCGGCAGACGGTTTTGATTGTGGACAAGGGAGAGGTCAAATCGCGCTTGCTTTCGCCGAGAGAGGCCGCCCGGCTGATGGGAGCGCCGGACACGTTTTGGCTGCCAGACAGATACAACGACGCGTATAGGGCTATGGGGGACGCGGTCGCGGTGCCGGTGGTGTCCTGGCTTTCGCGACAGTTGCTTATCCCCTTGGCGTTGACGGCCCAGACCGCTTCAAGGCAACAAAGCCCAAGAAAAGGCGACAGATGGTCTATTCGCTATCGTTTGACGGCAGAACGGCTTGCTTCAGAGTGGAGGTCGGCGCGGCAATGA
- a CDS encoding DUF4928 family protein, which translates to MNKEELFEEVLRELIAWYDQQRPGPGREPERYVVCAGLAVLERMKASYPLRQEDYITPKNQVRTSGPLIREILARFGETRNYASEGGRTTRGTRTAADSLVERLNNCACRDQLAALDPNDRGDIVHGLQGWLAEKVKEYFNQQRLEVEVDLSKPGPQIVGDILAAAAERKMAGAVAQHLVGAKLALRYPHLVIENYSYTTADQQLNRPGDFVVGDTVFHVTVAPMPAVLEKCASNLRNGYRPLLLTPESRLAAARQMAESLGIEKSTGIFPLESFVGQNVEEMAEFGKEKLAEQMRNLLLKYNERVAEAETNRALLIDVPANLGGNSDD; encoded by the coding sequence ATGAACAAAGAAGAGCTGTTTGAGGAAGTTCTGCGGGAACTGATCGCTTGGTATGACCAACAACGTCCCGGCCCTGGCCGCGAACCGGAAAGATACGTGGTTTGCGCCGGCCTGGCCGTTTTGGAAAGGATGAAGGCATCTTACCCTCTCAGGCAGGAGGATTACATCACGCCTAAAAACCAGGTCCGGACAAGCGGGCCTCTAATCAGAGAGATTTTGGCGCGTTTCGGAGAAACGAGAAATTACGCCTCCGAAGGCGGGCGCACCACCAGGGGGACCCGCACGGCGGCGGATTCGCTGGTCGAGAGGCTTAACAACTGCGCTTGCCGCGACCAACTCGCCGCCCTGGACCCCAATGACCGCGGCGACATAGTTCACGGCCTGCAAGGGTGGCTTGCGGAAAAGGTCAAGGAATACTTCAATCAGCAGCGGCTTGAAGTTGAGGTCGATTTGTCAAAACCAGGCCCGCAAATAGTCGGAGACATACTCGCGGCGGCAGCCGAAAGGAAGATGGCGGGAGCGGTGGCGCAGCACCTGGTGGGAGCTAAACTGGCTTTACGGTATCCTCACCTTGTGATAGAAAATTACTCCTACACCACCGCCGACCAGCAGCTAAACCGCCCTGGAGACTTCGTGGTCGGGGACACGGTTTTTCATGTGACCGTAGCGCCAATGCCCGCTGTCTTGGAAAAATGCGCAAGCAATTTGCGCAACGGGTATCGGCCCCTTCTTCTGACGCCGGAAAGCAGACTGGCTGCCGCCCGCCAAATGGCGGAAAGCCTTGGGATTGAAAAATCCACGGGCATCTTTCCTTTAGAGTCTTTCGTGGGGCAGAACGTCGAAGAGATGGCCGAATTCGGCAAAGAAAAGCTGGCAGAGCAAATGCGGAATCTTCTTCTGAAGTATAATGAGCGCGTAGCGGAAGCGGAGACCAACCGGGCTTTGCTGATAGACGTTCCTGCTAATCTCGGAGGAAACTCTGATGACTGA
- a CDS encoding very short patch repair endonuclease, with amino-acid sequence MTDKVDAETRSRIMARVRGKDTKPELAVRKALHAAGFRFRLHRKDLPGNPDITLPRYRTAVFVHGCFWHGHDCARFRMPSSNVAYWRRKIERNKERDAAVLEELQRMGWRAWVVWTCEIEKGVRELIRFLEDIKKDLD; translated from the coding sequence ATGACTGATAAAGTGGACGCGGAAACGCGCAGCCGCATCATGGCTCGCGTTAGGGGCAAAGACACGAAGCCGGAGCTGGCGGTCCGCAAAGCCCTTCACGCTGCGGGATTCAGGTTCCGGTTGCACCGAAAAGACCTGCCGGGCAATCCGGACATAACGCTCCCGCGATACCGGACAGCGGTGTTCGTTCACGGCTGTTTTTGGCATGGACACGACTGCGCCCGCTTCAGGATGCCCTCCAGCAATGTCGCTTATTGGCGGCGAAAGATTGAACGCAACAAAGAGAGAGACGCTGCGGTTTTGGAGGAGCTTCAGCGAATGGGATGGCGGGCGTGGGTCGTTTGGACCTGTGAAATTGAAAAAGGAGTGCGCGAACTGATACGGTTTTTGGAGGATATAAAAAAAGACCTTGACTAG
- a CDS encoding S-layer homology domain-containing protein, which yields MVKQKLMMVLAVLLLVLVTAAPAFAGGLFPDLDGHWAADQSYLMYDLGVFGGYPDGTFKPNNNITWAEFIAIVVRAFDLPSAPANTVLPYEDVKSGDWFYDPVARAYAAGILKGYGSKLEPNKAITRGEIARIVVLNIGENGAPLNKVAQNFSDVPSGHLLAEYVSKASVLGIIGGYPDGTFGPSKTATRAEAAVMVNRAMEAEAAEKVLPAEETLKAAIEGYADRWAYVQFTFARDKINDYLKDYALPSVIKWYRDTMQPDEPIPGVYGRLEPGTLQIKVLNRSRTLAKVEAHYEVGVRIRRASDGAEAEVMAIKVDEVLLMKLSGGKWKVGVVYDQKATKIR from the coding sequence ATGGTAAAACAAAAACTCATGATGGTGTTGGCGGTTCTTCTTTTGGTTTTGGTCACTGCTGCGCCGGCTTTTGCCGGAGGGCTGTTCCCGGACCTGGACGGTCACTGGGCCGCTGACCAGAGCTATTTGATGTATGACCTTGGCGTGTTTGGCGGCTACCCGGACGGCACTTTCAAGCCGAACAACAACATAACCTGGGCGGAGTTCATCGCCATTGTAGTGCGGGCCTTCGACCTTCCCAGCGCTCCGGCGAATACCGTCCTGCCTTACGAAGATGTCAAATCGGGTGACTGGTTCTACGACCCGGTGGCTCGGGCCTACGCCGCCGGAATTCTGAAGGGATACGGCAGCAAGCTGGAGCCCAATAAAGCCATTACCCGGGGCGAGATTGCCAGGATAGTGGTCCTCAACATCGGGGAAAACGGCGCTCCCTTGAATAAGGTGGCCCAAAACTTCTCTGATGTCCCCTCCGGCCACCTCCTGGCCGAATACGTCAGCAAGGCGTCTGTTCTGGGCATAATCGGCGGCTATCCCGACGGCACCTTCGGCCCCAGCAAAACCGCTACCCGGGCGGAAGCGGCGGTAATGGTCAACCGAGCCATGGAAGCTGAAGCGGCTGAAAAGGTCCTTCCTGCAGAAGAAACATTGAAGGCTGCTATCGAGGGATATGCCGACCGCTGGGCTTATGTTCAGTTTACCTTTGCCAGAGACAAAATAAATGATTATCTCAAAGATTATGCGCTGCCCTCAGTTATCAAATGGTACAGGGATACCATGCAACCTGATGAACCCATTCCCGGCGTATACGGAAGGTTGGAGCCCGGAACTCTGCAGATTAAGGTACTAAACCGCTCCCGCACTCTGGCTAAAGTAGAAGCCCATTATGAGGTAGGCGTAAGAATCCGGAGGGCTTCGGATGGCGCTGAAGCAGAGGTCATGGCAATAAAAGTAGATGAAGTATTGCTAATGAAGCTCAGCGGCGGGAAATGGAAAGTCGGCGTGGTATACGACCAAAAAGCGACTAAAATTCGATAA
- a CDS encoding nucleotidyltransferase domain-containing protein yields the protein MTTVQAPAGNNFVPINKRAEEIVKSYAKALRKKDVPVKVIILFGSQARGTSVPGSDIDVLVVTERLDKKIRDTIVDEAFEISLREDIPVIALACDIQEFDSPSFKVNPFYRNVTQEGVISHG from the coding sequence TTGACTACAGTTCAAGCCCCGGCAGGTAATAATTTCGTGCCTATTAATAAACGAGCTGAAGAGATCGTTAAATCATACGCGAAAGCCCTCAGGAAAAAAGATGTTCCGGTGAAAGTAATAATTTTATTCGGTTCCCAGGCAAGGGGAACCAGCGTTCCGGGATCCGATATTGACGTACTTGTGGTGACGGAAAGGCTTGACAAAAAGATCCGCGATACGATTGTAGATGAAGCCTTTGAAATCAGCCTGAGAGAAGACATTCCGGTGATAGCTCTGGCGTGCGATATTCAAGAATTCGATTCTCCCTCATTTAAAGTTAATCCCTTTTACCGCAACGTTACTCAAGAGGGGGTAATTTCCCATGGATAA
- a CDS encoding recombinase family protein: protein MTIPVASLYRVSTAKQLKNNEEDSIPLQANVIREFVAQHPEWELVKEYAEEGVSAFKYSKDDRDILQNVLADALMGKFKILLVFKADRLSRKSLEYPIVLWQLHRAGVEVIAVADVPGGKKLELKDQYDKLLRFIEGWQSETESVNTRIRVSHVMRQKAKQGCWTGGRPPYGFRLSESKKGLPLEVDREEAAVIKEMCRLYLEEGLGSKRIAAALNEHGYRTREGRLWTDTRVRQVLQNPIICGLPAYDRTKPGNTPTSRVRIKGYTDLNNFIIPRDQNGNPKPVPEYSIIPLETWQRLIRKMQENCMSKTQKGGTPNPRAMSSSALLTGFLVCGYCGRGFISSGHNWRKRNGKVYPCKKRVYRCVTHARVGGGEKLCEGQGSYSQKKIDRIFLQELENFLSGLNCEDLLQYVEQKQVDYLAEATNRVKALEKELSKNRKIYNAWVRRLDDYFADPDGSLYSEQLLAEKVNEYGRIVESLEKELEEVKSQARVEKHRRSQLMEFSMRAPHWFKLFMEAPVETKKQMLAQIISKVVLYRDKIEIHYNVDLAEFLGREEKLEQERFELKVLATF from the coding sequence ATGACCATTCCGGTAGCATCATTATACAGGGTATCGACCGCCAAGCAGTTGAAAAATAACGAGGAAGACAGCATACCGCTTCAGGCAAACGTAATACGCGAATTCGTTGCACAACATCCGGAATGGGAACTTGTGAAAGAATACGCGGAGGAAGGCGTATCAGCATTTAAATACAGCAAAGACGACAGAGACATCCTGCAGAACGTTCTTGCCGACGCGTTAATGGGTAAATTTAAGATTCTGCTTGTATTTAAGGCCGACCGCCTCTCACGCAAAAGCCTGGAGTACCCGATAGTCTTATGGCAGCTTCACCGTGCCGGTGTCGAGGTCATCGCCGTCGCCGATGTGCCTGGAGGTAAAAAGCTGGAGCTTAAGGACCAGTATGACAAGCTCCTGCGGTTTATCGAAGGGTGGCAATCGGAGACGGAAAGTGTGAACACCAGAATTCGCGTGTCTCATGTTATGCGGCAGAAAGCCAAACAGGGATGCTGGACCGGTGGCCGCCCTCCATACGGGTTCAGGCTATCCGAGTCCAAAAAAGGTTTGCCGCTGGAAGTGGATCGGGAAGAGGCCGCGGTGATTAAGGAAATGTGCAGACTCTACCTGGAAGAAGGCTTGGGAAGCAAAAGGATAGCCGCTGCGTTGAACGAACATGGGTACCGCACCCGGGAAGGCAGGTTGTGGACCGACACCCGGGTGCGGCAGGTGCTTCAGAACCCAATAATCTGCGGGCTTCCGGCCTATGACAGGACGAAACCGGGAAACACTCCCACTTCCAGGGTTCGCATCAAAGGATATACGGACCTGAACAATTTCATCATTCCCCGGGATCAGAATGGAAACCCGAAGCCGGTACCCGAATATTCCATTATTCCCCTGGAAACATGGCAACGGTTAATCCGCAAGATGCAGGAAAATTGTATGTCGAAAACACAAAAAGGAGGAACTCCCAATCCCCGCGCCATGTCCAGCAGTGCACTCCTGACCGGTTTTCTTGTGTGCGGTTACTGCGGCCGCGGCTTTATCAGCTCCGGCCATAACTGGCGCAAACGTAACGGCAAGGTATACCCCTGTAAAAAAAGGGTTTACAGGTGTGTTACCCACGCCCGGGTGGGTGGGGGAGAGAAGCTGTGTGAAGGGCAGGGATCGTACTCCCAGAAAAAGATAGACCGAATTTTCCTCCAGGAACTTGAAAATTTCCTGTCCGGGTTGAATTGTGAAGATCTTTTACAGTATGTTGAACAGAAGCAGGTGGACTACCTGGCTGAAGCGACAAATCGGGTGAAGGCCCTGGAGAAGGAGTTAAGCAAAAACAGGAAAATCTATAATGCCTGGGTAAGACGGTTGGACGATTATTTCGCCGATCCGGACGGCAGTTTGTATTCGGAGCAACTGCTGGCTGAGAAAGTGAACGAATACGGCAGGATAGTAGAATCACTAGAAAAGGAGCTTGAAGAAGTAAAGTCGCAGGCGCGCGTGGAGAAGCATCGGAGAAGCCAGCTGATGGAATTTTCCATGCGTGCCCCTCATTGGTTCAAGCTGTTCATGGAGGCCCCGGTCGAGACGAAAAAGCAGATGCTCGCCCAGATCATCAGCAAGGTGGTTTTGTACCGGGATAAGATTGAGATTCATTATAATGTCGACCTTGCCGAATTCCTGGGGCGGGAAGAAAAACTGGAGCAGGAAAGGTTCGAACTCAAGGTGCTGGCAACGTTTTAA
- a CDS encoding YlzJ-like family protein, whose translation MILYTPMQLELVFEGLEEMQHAPTREVNIDGVPVLVQDTGPGEGRVVRLLSTDPLDYLRSDLYPGVVVKLFRCTQTG comes from the coding sequence GTGATCTTATATACTCCCATGCAGTTAGAGTTAGTTTTTGAAGGCCTGGAGGAAATGCAGCATGCTCCCACCAGAGAGGTAAACATTGATGGCGTGCCTGTGTTGGTTCAGGACACCGGGCCCGGAGAGGGCAGGGTGGTACGCCTTTTAAGTACCGATCCCCTGGATTATCTCAGAAGCGATCTTTATCCCGGCGTAGTAGTAAAGTTATTTAGATGTACCCAGACGGGCTGA
- the uppP gene encoding undecaprenyl-diphosphatase UppP → MSLFEAVILGVVQGVGEFLPISSSAHLVLVPWLMGWHYAGLTFDVALHVGTLVAVVAFFWKDWLILMHDGLLRRRTTEGRLFWYLVVATIPGAAIGYMFEEQAETIFREPLVIGIMLIVMGVILYLADTRAPAYKRLEEVGLGESLWIGLSQALAIIPGVSRSGITMAVGRMAGLDRETAARFSFLMSTPIIFGAGVMQLPKLTPADLNLSFLVGVAVSAVVGFISIKFLLRFLTRHSFGIFIWYRLILGAAVIVLALAGVR, encoded by the coding sequence TTGAGCTTGTTTGAGGCCGTAATCCTGGGCGTAGTCCAGGGAGTCGGTGAGTTTTTGCCCATTTCCAGTTCGGCCCACCTGGTGCTTGTTCCCTGGTTGATGGGCTGGCATTATGCGGGATTAACTTTTGACGTGGCGCTGCATGTGGGTACTCTGGTGGCCGTGGTGGCTTTTTTCTGGAAGGACTGGTTAATTTTGATGCACGATGGTTTGCTGCGGCGCCGTACCACCGAAGGCCGTTTGTTCTGGTATTTAGTGGTCGCCACCATTCCCGGTGCGGCCATTGGTTACATGTTTGAGGAACAGGCGGAAACAATTTTCCGGGAGCCCCTGGTAATTGGGATCATGCTCATAGTCATGGGGGTAATCCTTTATCTGGCTGATACCCGGGCTCCCGCTTACAAGCGATTGGAAGAGGTTGGTTTGGGGGAAAGCCTCTGGATCGGCCTGTCTCAGGCTTTGGCGATCATCCCGGGAGTTTCCCGCTCGGGCATCACCATGGCCGTGGGGCGCATGGCCGGCCTGGATCGGGAAACGGCAGCCCGCTTTTCTTTTCTCATGTCTACGCCTATCATTTTCGGGGCTGGAGTAATGCAGTTGCCCAAATTAACTCCCGCCGACCTGAACCTTTCTTTTTTAGTTGGCGTGGCTGTTTCGGCGGTGGTGGGTTTTATTTCCATTAAATTTCTTTTGCGTTTTCTCACCCGCCATAGTTTCGGCATTTTTATCTGGTACCGCCTGATCCTGGGGGCGGCGGTAATAGTCCTGGCTCTTGCCGGAGTCAGATAA
- a CDS encoding FadR/GntR family transcriptional regulator, with translation MKAEFKPVKTKRTSESILEQIKKLIIEGQLAPGDKLLTERELSERLQVSRASVREALSALNLAGILEIRHGEGIYIKRPASNAVIEPLTFILLLEKDKLQNILEVRKALEVEAAGLAAERCTPGLLQELKAVVEEMEEDLPAGEKAEQLDLRFHLALAEASQNPLLSRLMNTVQEIIGQTLKVTRALWLSATSGTARRLFEEHRDIYLAVAARDRYRARELMYQHLWKVEVELLRVNLHKLRQNQN, from the coding sequence ATGAAGGCCGAATTTAAACCAGTAAAAACTAAACGCACTTCTGAAAGCATTCTGGAACAGATCAAGAAACTGATCATTGAAGGCCAGCTGGCACCCGGTGATAAATTACTTACGGAAAGGGAGCTTTCCGAACGGTTACAGGTGAGCCGGGCCTCGGTGAGGGAGGCTCTTTCCGCCTTGAACCTGGCCGGCATTCTGGAAATCAGGCATGGAGAAGGGATTTACATCAAGCGGCCTGCCTCCAACGCCGTTATTGAACCCCTCACCTTTATTTTGCTGCTGGAAAAAGACAAACTGCAAAATATTCTGGAGGTGCGCAAGGCCCTGGAAGTAGAGGCCGCCGGCCTGGCTGCCGAAAGATGTACTCCCGGACTGTTGCAGGAACTGAAGGCAGTGGTGGAAGAGATGGAAGAAGATCTCCCCGCAGGAGAGAAAGCCGAGCAGCTGGATTTGCGCTTTCACCTTGCCCTGGCCGAAGCCAGCCAGAACCCCTTGTTAAGCCGCTTGATGAATACCGTTCAGGAGATTATCGGTCAAACGTTAAAGGTGACCCGGGCGCTTTGGCTTTCCGCCACTTCCGGCACCGCCCGGCGATTATTTGAAGAGCACCGGGATATTTACCTGGCCGTTGCCGCGCGGGATAGGTACCGGGCCAGGGAATTAATGTACCAGCACCTGTGGAAGGTGGAGGTGGAACTGCTTCGGGTCAACCTGCATAAGCTTCGACAAAATCAAAATTGA